Proteins found in one Streptococcus anginosus subsp. whileyi MAS624 genomic segment:
- a CDS encoding DUF1912 family protein, which yields MTYEQEFLKDFEAWVKTQVAINEMALQESQKVYEEDQDERAKEAAIRYESRLDAYQFLLGKFANYQEGKGFHDLPDGLFGQRNY from the coding sequence ATGACGTACGAACAAGAATTTTTAAAGGATTTTGAAGCTTGGGTCAAAACTCAGGTGGCAATCAACGAAATGGCTCTTCAAGAGAGTCAGAAAGTCTATGAAGAAGACCAAGATGAACGCGCTAAAGAAGCTGCGATTCGTTACGAGAGCCGTCTGGATGCTTATCAGTTTTTATTGGGGAAATTTGCCAACTATCAAGAGGGCAAGGGATTTCATGACCTACCAGACGGACTTTTTGGGCAGAGAAATTATTGA